The DNA region TTTCATTTGCTTCACtatgttaaattttatttattacacataTTTGACCTACATACTTGTATTTTCGCCATTGCTACACTATTAGTGACCGATCCGACACAGTATTATCCCTCAGTCATCATTAAAAATTTTGTTGGCGTTTATGTTAAGATAATAGTGCCCCCCAGCGTCTTAAAATCTTGGGTCCGCCTCTGTCTTGAGTTACGTACTAGATTACTCAAATAGTTACGTACTAGATTActcaaattgttaaattaagCTAGGTCCTTTGACAAAAGAGTACTAGTAATAGGCATCCTAATAAGTTGAAAGGTAGATAAACTCAATCGATTCACTAACTTTAGGTGTGATGAACCTTAAATCTGTTCCTCTAATTTGTTAAactattttgagaatttggTCAAATGAAGGACACACTAACCaatattttcacaacaatcatTCAATTTGCAAAGTCACACATAGAAATGTTTCTTCAGCAAGGTACACTTAATTCTATATGCGGATGAGAAAGTGGCTGCCAGATGGCCagaacccattttcttcctctctCACCAACCAGTCATATTTGGTTAATCCAATGAAGTTACTTAACGGTGCGTTGAGCACGTGCTTACCATCTAACACTACGTACCACTCCTAACACAACCTACGTGCAAGCAGTATAAAGACAGACATAAACATAAATGAAAGCTCATCTTGTTGTAATTTAGTCCGGTCAATTAAGATTCATTTTCCGACTCTTTTTACTTTTCATTTCTGAAAATGGCAAGTGAAGCTCATGCAGCTATTAATGCTCCGGCGGCGCCGACTGTTTGTGTCACTGGAGCAGCTGGATTTATTGGTTCTTGGCTTGTCATGAGACTCCTTGAACGAGGTTACAATGTCCATGCTACCGTTCGTGATCCTGGTAGGTTGTCTCTTTTAAGAGTTTAACTTCTACACATTGACAGTTTAAAATAAATTGCATTATGAGAATCCAGAGAGGAATATGACAGTGCTAAAAGCCTTTTGCATGTCAATGATATGCATGGATTTGTAGAGAACAAGAAGAAGGTGAAGCATCTGTTAGAATTGCCGAAAGCTGATACCAACTTAACGCTGTGGAAAGCAGACTTGACAGTGGAAGGAAGCTTTGATGAAGCCATTCAAGGCTGTCAAGGAGTATTTCATGTGGCAACACCTATGGATTTCGAGTCGAAGGACCCCGAGGTACTATATATCAAGCTAGAAAAGTAACAAATCTATACTTATTACCTTCTTACATTTCTGGATGATCAATTCTAATGTAACTCTTATCACATCGATATACGTAACAGAATGAAGTAATAAAACCAACAGTCAGGGGAATGTTaagtatcatagaatcatgtgTCAAGGCAAACACGGTAAGGAGACTGGTTTTCACTTCATCTGCTGGAACTCTTGATGTCCAAGAGCACCAAAAACTCTTCTATGACGAGACCAGCTGGAGTGACTTGGATTTCATCTATGCTAAGAAGATGACAGGATGGGTTCGTTTGGCTATTCTTTTCTATTACAAATAAATAACAGTATTGTCATCAATATTGCCTTGTGAATATAATTTCATTGCAGATGTATTTTGTTTCCAAGATACTGGCAGAGAAGGCTGCAATGGAAGAAGCTAAGAAGAACAACATTGATTTCATTAGCATCATACCACCACTGGTTGTGGGTCCGTTCATCACACCTACGTTCCCACCTAGCTTAATCACTGCCCTTTCACTAATTACCGGTATGATGTAATCACAATGTACAGAAGACAGTCGCTTCCTTTAATCCCAACAATTACTTTAGTAAACAGCTTTCCACAACACAATCATGGGTTTAATCAGATTGAGATGTGCAGGGAATGAAGCTCACTACTGCATCATTAAACAAGGTCAATATGTGCATTTAGATGATCTTTGTGAGGCTCATATATTCCTTTACGAGCACCCCAAGGCAGAGGGAAGATACATTTGCTCTTCCCATCATGCAATCATATATGATGTGGCTAAGATGGTTCGACAAAAATGGCCAGATTACTACGTTCCTACTGAGTAAGCCTCCTCTGTATTCCTAAGTATAATTGACTCCTTCGTTGAGTGATGGCTTGGTAACTCAGTCTGATTAAATAACAGGTTTAAAGGCATCGATAAGGACTTGCCCATAATATCTTTTTCGTCAAAGAAGCTAATGGACATGGGGTTTCAATTCAAATACACTTTGGAGGATATGTATAAAGGAGCTATTGAGACTTGCCGACAGAAGCAGTTGCTTCCCTTATCTACCCGAAGCACTGCAGACAATGGACAAGACAAAGAAGCCATACCAATTTCTGCCGAAAACTATGCAAGTGGCAAGGAGAATGCACGAGTTGCAAATGGTACAGGAAAGTTAACCAGTGATGAAATCTAGAACTGTAACCTTACAAAATAAAGAGGCGAGCTTGCCTAGCAATATGTTTGCTTCTTGGTTCCCTGATATCTGTTTGAGGTTTTCCAATACTAAATGCGTAAAATGGTCAATGAATATATGGAAATTCTCGTCTTGCTAAGTTACAGGCAGCTGCACGGTAGGATATCAAATAATCCTAGGTATATTTTGCCTAGAAAAGCTGTCTTCAAGGCTCTTGCATACCATTtgccaaaaaagaaattatcattTTTCTTAATCATTGGAGGGAAACgagagataataataataataataatacgaacagtAAAATGCAATAATACAGCCCTTTCACGGAAAAGTTTCATTTCAATGAATAGCCATGTTAGCCCATTTTCTTTCAGGGCAGATTTCTAAAGCTTGCGCTTACATGCAGAAactaaaaataataagaaagagAATCTACTCACTACTGTGCAAATTAAATGTTCAAGCGAGCAGACAAGTCTTCAACTACCTCTCCTCAGAGTTGAACCTACTCCATGCTTCCTGTAGACACAGAAGAATGATAACCACTAAGAGAATTCAAAAATAGATAAGACAAAGGGAAAGGGCCATGGGAAGAAGGGCAGAGGTGAAGCTGGCAGGAAGAAAACAAACTTTAGAGTAAGGAAGTAGAGGTAAATTCTATAAGGTCACAGATGATTTTCTTTATCTCACCCCAAAAATAAGGCCATTCTGATTTAGAGTTACACATTCATACAGAACAGACATTTAAGAAAAATAGACTTAAAAAAGACGAGTGGGAAGGGGGAACTAGAGAAACAAAGAAGCACGTAGATCATCACATTACATATTACTTAATGgagttcttttttatttttattttaccgATTAGTAAGTCATCAAATGATATTCTGCTGTCGTGATAGCTAACATACTAATATATGTCACCCTGTTTATTCTATAACTAACTAGACACTGTAAAACAGTTTCTGTTTGTCATCTTACAACTACTAAAATGGGCTTGAATAGAGTGAATTGATATAGAGGATTCATTGAGCCAGCCAATAGTTTGGGGTTGGGGTTGAATGATTGACATGACAACTGGTACAATTCCAAAGTACTTCCTGtctcccaatttatgtggcaaaGTAATATTTGAGAAGTCAAATAGGCTCGTTCTTCCTTGAACACGTTTTTCTTAAGTTTCAAAAGATTAACTATCATGACTAATactactttttatgtagtttttcaAAAATGCAAATTTTATTTCCAAAAACTTGAAGAATCTACATTCAAATTCTCACTGAAAATTAAGTACTTTGATCCTCGTGCTCCTAATCTTGTCGCATGAagtggaacggagggagtacctaCAGATGCTAACGATGTACTTTTGAACTTGAGGCACAAAACTTATGACAAATTCCGAATATACTAGTGGGTTAAAGGTCAGTTAACAGCCATTATAATAGAGTAGTCATGTATCCCAGGGcatggcctagtggtcaatgaagtgggttgagaaccatgaaGTCTCAGATTCAAATCCCAGCGAGATAAAACACTAGGAGATTTCTTCCCATCAGTCCAAGCCTTGATGGATGGAGTTAACCGGTACatgtgctggtgggaggtagcacgTAAACATGACATTAGTTGAGGTGCACATAAGTTGGCCTGGACACCATGGTTATATAAAAAACAAACGGTAGCAGGTACCCCGTGAAATTAGTTGGGGTGCGCACAAGCTGGCATGGGCACCACGGTTATCAAAAAAGTTGCAGGTACCCCGtgaaattagtcgaggtgcgcacaAGCAGGCCCGAACACCACGGTTATCAAAAACAAATATAACAGAGCAGTCATTCTGCTTGATAATATTGTGTCATGTTTCCACAGGCAATCACCATGGTAAAGAGCACTAATATTTGAACCTGCATGTCGTGCAGTTTTCGGCACATCTAACAGAACTTTCCATCAAAAGCAAAAATGGAACAAGCAAAGTCTTTTGACAACCAGTACGATCACGTATAAGATATATGTCAAGTTAAGCGAAAGTTGTGGTGCAGAAATTGGTCACATCACAGACATTTTTGATCAATTGTAACAAGGTCCTGATAAACAATGAATAGGTCCACAAAGAATAATCTCGTTGCTGGCTAAGTCAAACTAAGAGACAAACCAGTCACCCATAGGAAGTACTAGAAGCTTAAATTGGTATACCGAAAGGGGACAGATGGATAAATTTAGACAAGTAAAGAAAGCTAAATCAGAAAACACACCTTTAGAAGATCAAAGACCTTCTCGcatatatacttatgatgaaTACTAGCACCTCGCTGTTGTAATTTGTCAGGATGCACACAAAGAGTTGCTTTCCTATAAGCTTTCTTCACTGCTGCAGAAGTTATTACTTCTGTCAGTGGAATTGGCTGCCAACCGCTATTAGGCCCAAGAATCTGCAATTAGGAATAGATACATTGAGTTTCAACGTTGTGGAGGTTGACCAAAAATCGTATGATGACAAGTGTGAAAAGACTGCCATATGTCACTACTAAAAACTCAAAAGTAATCTTTACTATTGACATGTCATGCGGTCATGTTCTGATGTCAGCCAGAGCTTTCTCACTGCTATGATTGATTATACAGCCCATATGTAACACTTCGACAAGTAAAATCCTCGATAAAATGACCAAGAAGCACGTAAGAGTTACGAAAAAAGGATGTGACATTCTTTTACAGTTCTGTTTCAAACTGCACCACTGTCCTGTCAGCAAATGTTAGGAATGTTTGTTTCGATAGACGCACTTACTCACTCCAATTATTTGATAGAGGTAATTAAATGAAGAGACCAAGTAAAGGCTAGATTGAGCAGCTAATTTTAGCTTAAGATATATGCCTCAAGACACTAACTTGTTTTGGTTGAAAAGACCTATTAAATGAGAATGAAACACCTTCACTTAAGCAGTCAAATGACTAAGCAAAGGTTAATCTGTAATACATAAATCAAGTACTGTTACATCTATCTTGATGAATATCTATTTGGTACAGAATTAAGATGAACTTGGCACTATTCAAAAAGCACTTAATATTGATTAGCCAAAGAAAAGCATTTATCCATATAAAGCATTAGAATAGAAAGCATACATATTGCAAAGTTGAAAGCAATGCACGTAGATTGCCTTCTTTCCCGCTTGACCACCTTTTCACTTCAGCATCCAGAGTGTCAGCCAACCTCTGCAGGAATCCCTCaagtaagaaaatatgaaatgtaGATGATTCATGATATACTGTGTTATGCAAAGAGATGGATACATACATTTCTCTCCGTTTGCTCCCTCTGAGCTTGAAGATCACGCATATTTTTCTCTGCCAGGGCCTTAGCCTGAAATCAGGACAAAAAAAAGTtctatataaataaaagaaaaacaacttttaaCAGGGAACAGATGGTTAGGAAGCACATACAGCGCGCTCTGATGTTCTGCGATACCTCTCCAACCGAGCTTTACATCTTTGAGGTGATTCACCTTCAATGCCTGCAAAGCATTTAATCTTAGTCGAGCCTTCACAAGAAAAATTTAATCTTGAAAAGTTACTTGTGCAACTAAACAAACATGAAATTCAGAATGCCTAATATCAGGAAACATGAGGAAAACTAGACTATAAACCAAATGAAGGGGGTAAAAAAGGTCTTGGTGCCATATACGTACCAGCATGAGCTGAAGAATACGAGTATCTCAATTTTGAGGTCTCTGTGCTCTGATGTGCATGCTTCTCCTGTCAACAAATCCCAATAAGTAGGCAGCTGGCATGCATTTCTACTTTTAGGAAGGAAGAGATACTCACAGAAGAAGAGCTCTGTCTCATTTCAGTGCTCCTAGAATAAGCAGAAAACTTTTCAGAAGATGACCTTTCCACTCGTTCGCATGATTCCAGGGTAGCCTTCTCAGCCATTGCTTTCTCAAAAGCTCGTTTTCGAGCCTCTGCAGTTGCTCGTTCTACTGCAGCCCGCTCCGCCCTGAGCCTAGCTGCTTGCTCTGCTGAAGATCTCTCCCAAGCCTCTGCAGATACCTTCTCTGATCTTTCTCGGGCCTCCGCCATAGTTCTTTGACGCATTTCAGTTGCAGCTTTCTCCATGGCAGCTCTTTCTACTCTCCCACGGGCTTCAAGATATGACTTTTCCAGAGCTTCACGAGTTACAGACATCCGATCCTTTTCTCTTTCCCTTTCTctctccctttcttcttctaacTTTCTCATAGATTCTTCCTCcagttctctttcttttttcagtcTTCCATCAGTTTTTTGGGCTTCAGGAGTAATGATTTTGTTTgaatttctctctttcttttgggGACTTCCAATTGCGGCTCTCTGGTCTGTACTTGACAGGATCTCAACATCCTCTAGCACAGCAGCCAAAGCATCTCCAATTTTCTTAGCATTTGTGGCCCATTCCCTGGCAACCTGATGAGCTGTAAACTTTTCACCGGTAACTTCCTGATTAGTTCCAGACTGAACTACCTTGGTGTTCACTTTTGGCCTTTCAGCATTTGTTCCATTTCTATGGTTAGAGTGATTAGCTGTAAACTTTTCCTCTGTAACTTCCTGGTTAGTGCCAGACTGAAATCTCTTGGCGTTAACTGTCAGACATTCAAGAGGCTTTCCATTTCTTTGATCAGACTGATTTCCAATTTCAGAAGCAGTCTTCTTCAGTCTATCTGACGCTTTACTTATGTAGATACCAGTTCCATTTGAATCGGTTAAATGCTCATTCAAAGAAGTAGACCCTATTGCATCTGCTCTTTTACTTGGATCTTTTCCATGCTCCAAGAGATCTTGTCTCTTGTAAACAGAGCTGCATCCATCTTTAGGCAGCAGATTGGTCAGTTCAACTTCTGATTCTTTTTCACAATTTTGCAACTCAGTTTCTAATCTCTCATTTTCTTCGCAGGAAAGGGCAGATTGAGTTGTGACCAGATTTACGAGGTTTTCTTCCGGCTTCTCGGACATTTTGTTCGCAAATAGAGTCTCATAGTTTGGTTGGCAAGCCTCCAATGCCGTAGCATCCTTGCGAACTTCAACATTAGTGTTCTGCTTCAAAACAGACCCAACCAATTCAATTGGGGGGCTATCTTCGGTCTGTTCGCGCAATTCGTCCCACTTAACATCACAAACATTTGTTTGCTCAGTTTCTTCAAGCTCACTGGCCCCTTCAGATACGTTCTCAAAATCTAATTTGGGAGCCAGGAGAGATTCTATATTGTTTTCTTGCTGCTCCAAAACCTCGGTCATTTCCATATCACCATCTTCTCCTTCGCAAGCGCCACTCAATCTTCCCtcaatttcttctcctttttcagcctcatttttttctccttcatgCTCTTTCTTCTTGAGAGCCACTCTAAATCGGCTGTCTCCTTGCTCCCACTCAAAAGCACCATTTGCATCCTGATCCTTTAGGTCCATCTTGAAGTCCACTTCTTTGTCCCTCTCACTGTTCTCTTGTTTGCAAGCTACCTCTGACTTTTCATTGTTCTTTTCTGTTTTAAAATCCTCTTTTGGTTTATTTGCATTGTCCTCCCAACGACTAACGCCTTCTTCTCTTTCAGAAACTGCATCAGGTTTCTTCTTCCTTTCCTGTTTGAGTATCTCATTTACTCTCTGTCCATTTCCTGTTTCATCAATAACATGCCTAAGTCCTCCCTCATATTCTTCAATCTCAGACATCAGCTCTATATCAATATGCCTAGCATCAGTATTTATGAATCCCTTTTGATCATCTAATCTTCTCCTGCCACCACTTAGTTTCACCGTAGCTTTACGTTCACTCACATTCTGGCCACCTCCTCCAATGTACTCCACACTTTTATGAGAACTGCTGCTTAGCTTCTCACTTGTTCTCTCTTGCTGGACTTTAACATGTTTCTCACTCAGACTAACATCCGATAAGTTTTCTTCTGCTATTACTGTCTCCTTATGATGCTCCAATTGATCACACAAATCTTCTTCTTTTGATCTTTGATGTGTATTAGCCCATTGATAGGACCATTTACCCACTTTTTCTTCACTTTCCTCTTTGCCGTCTGGATCCTCCTTTGCCACAACATTTTTGCAAGTTTCTAGACGGTCAAGTCTGTCAGTAGCTGCTTCAGATTGTCTGTATTCATGTGTTTCCCTATTATGCAGCACACCAAATTCATTCTTGACTTTCTCAGCAGACCCACAAGATGGGTAGGTTTCAACTACTTCAAAAAATTCTGCACCTTCCCTCCAAGCAACTCTTCCATCATCTTTATATGGTTGTTGAGATGACATATTACGCTTATCTTGCTCACTTTCTTCACTTTTTCCAGTAAATTTGAAATGTCCTCCTTCAATATTACCTGAATTAACCTCATTGTTCTTAAAGACTTCTTCCATTTTTCCTTCACACATGTTTTGTTCCATGTCATCTTTGTCAAATGTATTGCTTGGTCTTTCCTCCAACATACCATTCTCCAAATGGAGTTTTGAATAACATTTCAGATCTTGCTTCTTTCTCTCCATTAGCTCTTTTGCACTTCTAAGCTTTGCTTGAGCCTTCTCCATTGCTTCTTTTATAGCTGCAGAAGACGCTGCTGCAGATGAACTTGCATATACATCCATATCAAAGAAAGCTTGTGAACTATCACTTTGTTTTGGCTCAGAAGCACAATTGTTAGAAGCTTTGAGTCTTGAATTAAGTCTATCGAAGCCTTCTTTCTTGGAAGCCAGAGCAGGTGGCGGTCTTGATGGTGGCGGTAACCCTGAAGGCCTAGTTCTTAAGCTGATATCTGACACACTGAAGAATGGCTTATCTGGAGTACGACTAGCTTCACTACATTTCTCTGGAAGTTTTGAATCACTTCCATGCATGATATAACTGCTGCTCATATTACATGATGTGCTTCTTTTGGATTGCTTGTCTTCTAAAACCGGTCCACTCACGTCCACATTGTAGTTAAGATCAAGAGCTGGCTGTCTAGGTGGCTCCTCATCTTCTGTATTTCGAGAAGCCTGAGTTCCACTGACCATGTAAGTGTATCCAGGAATAGCATGCAGATGAGCAACATGTGTCATGCCATTTGATACAACTCCATCGCTACTCTGGGAAGTCATGTGATATGAAATGTTGAACTGCTTGGTATCATCAGATGAATGATGAACATCAGCACTAGAAGAGCTCTGACTCCTTTCAGAAAAAGCAGAAGGTTCTGACTCATTTGACAGGGTCTCACTTTGAGCTGGACTCCTTTTatcaggaaaagaaaaaaaaaaattaaacataaaacTACAAACCCCTttgaacagaaaaaaaaaaaaaaacttaaaaacttGCCACCTTTTCATATTGGGAGCACTGAAAAGGATAAAACTGATCCTACTAATTTAAACAGGCAAACTGAAGAAAAAACTTACCAACCTAACTACCTACTAAGTGAAATGAGAGTTGACTAAAGAAAATTGAGTGATACATTCTTTTGGTTTGGTTCAGTTCAGACATAGACTTGTAAAAGATATCCATGATTTTTACTAACTTTTCGGGAAAAAAGAAGTGTTTTCGACCTTTGATTAAAGAAATTAGCTCTTCACCTAGAGAATCATATAAACTCGTTTGAAAGATGAAAATCCAGCATTGACCCCCTTTTGTCAACTTGGCTGATGTTGTAAATGCATGAATCAAACCCCGACAATTACAAATTCTTGCCCTCTTTGCTGTTGGGTCCAAAGAGAAACCTCATTTTCTCAACTCGTTAAAATTCCAATAGAACCAAAGCTTTACACGACTATGTTTGGAAAAGCACAACAGAAGGTGAAACATAAACAAGCTCAAATTACAGAAATTAAGGCCAGACATACGCACAACCATGGCCTAGCGGTCAATAAATCAGAAAAATTAGACGATTTTTCCCATTTATCTAAATGGGGCTACATAGAGCTACCAGAACATGAACATGAAGCTGGCCATGATACCAGTGctttaatttcaaatttcaaaaaatgaagaatttgCATTCTATATCCCGAACCTTtgcagccaaaaaaaaaaaactttatctATCTCAATTTGTCAAAAAGAAACTAACCATTTCTAAAGtctaatacaaaaaaaatgcaGTGAAGGGAAAACTACTACT from Lycium ferocissimum isolate CSIRO_LF1 chromosome 2, AGI_CSIRO_Lferr_CH_V1, whole genome shotgun sequence includes:
- the LOC132046533 gene encoding dihydroflavonol 4-reductase, with the protein product MASEAHAAINAPAAPTVCVTGAAGFIGSWLVMRLLERGYNVHATVRDPENKKKVKHLLELPKADTNLTLWKADLTVEGSFDEAIQGCQGVFHVATPMDFESKDPENEVIKPTVRGMLSIIESCVKANTVRRLVFTSSAGTLDVQEHQKLFYDETSWSDLDFIYAKKMTGWMYFVSKILAEKAAMEEAKKNNIDFISIIPPLVVGPFITPTFPPSLITALSLITGNEAHYCIIKQGQYVHLDDLCEAHIFLYEHPKAEGRYICSSHHAIIYDVAKMVRQKWPDYYVPTEFKGIDKDLPIISFSSKKLMDMGFQFKYTLEDMYKGAIETCRQKQLLPLSTRSTADNGQDKEAIPISAENYASGKENARVANGTGKLTSDEI
- the LOC132046532 gene encoding auxilin-like protein 1 translates to MENLSHSFAKKSYHGSSGFITTPSKSIYDDVFGGPPKFGVPTLAPRYEDYTEIFGGFHSSRASSIPILDLPVVDDQLSFDVQSCHFDYSEIFGGFNVFDFALPYEDLVRQSTSGYDSSDDAWSPAQSETLSNESEPSAFSERSQSSSSADVHHSSDDTKQFNISYHMTSQSSDGVVSNGMTHVAHLHAIPGYTYMVSGTQASRNTEDEEPPRQPALDLNYNVDVSGPVLEDKQSKRSTSCNMSSSYIMHGSDSKLPEKCSEASRTPDKPFFSVSDISLRTRPSGLPPPSRPPPALASKKEGFDRLNSRLKASNNCASEPKQSDSSQAFFDMDVYASSSAAASSAAIKEAMEKAQAKLRSAKELMERKKQDLKCYSKLHLENGMLEERPSNTFDKDDMEQNMCEGKMEEVFKNNEVNSGNIEGGHFKFTGKSEESEQDKRNMSSQQPYKDDGRVAWREGAEFFEVVETYPSCGSAEKVKNEFGVLHNRETHEYRQSEAATDRLDRLETCKNVVAKEDPDGKEESEEKVGKWSYQWANTHQRSKEEDLCDQLEHHKETVIAEENLSDVSLSEKHVKVQQERTSEKLSSSSHKSVEYIGGGGQNVSERKATVKLSGGRRRLDDQKGFINTDARHIDIELMSEIEEYEGGLRHVIDETGNGQRVNEILKQERKKKPDAVSEREEGVSRWEDNANKPKEDFKTEKNNEKSEVACKQENSERDKEVDFKMDLKDQDANGAFEWEQGDSRFRVALKKKEHEGEKNEAEKGEEIEGRLSGACEGEDGDMEMTEVLEQQENNIESLLAPKLDFENVSEGASELEETEQTNVCDVKWDELREQTEDSPPIELVGSVLKQNTNVEVRKDATALEACQPNYETLFANKMSEKPEENLVNLVTTQSALSCEENERLETELQNCEKESEVELTNLLPKDGCSSVYKRQDLLEHGKDPSKRADAIGSTSLNEHLTDSNGTGIYISKASDRLKKTASEIGNQSDQRNGKPLECLTVNAKRFQSGTNQEVTEEKFTANHSNHRNGTNAERPKVNTKVVQSGTNQEVTGEKFTAHQVAREWATNAKKIGDALAAVLEDVEILSSTDQRAAIGSPQKKERNSNKIITPEAQKTDGRLKKERELEEESMRKLEEEREREREREKDRMSVTREALEKSYLEARGRVERAAMEKAATEMRQRTMAEARERSEKVSAEAWERSSAEQAARLRAERAAVERATAEARKRAFEKAMAEKATLESCERVERSSSEKFSAYSRSTEMRQSSSSEKHAHQSTETSKLRYSYSSAHAGIEGESPQRCKARLERYRRTSERAAKALAEKNMRDLQAQREQTERNRLADTLDAEVKRWSSGKEGNLRALLSTLQYILGPNSGWQPIPLTEVITSAAVKKAYRKATLCVHPDKLQQRGASIHHKYICEKVFDLLKEAWSRFNSEER